In Deltaproteobacteria bacterium, the sequence AGACCGGTGCCGCCGACGATCGCGAGCAGACCTTCATCGACGCCGAGCGCGTGCTCGGGGTGCGGCTCGATCGCAAGCGCGAGCCACCGGCGATCGTCGATGCGGTCGGCGATCACGGGCTCGGTCGCTACGGCGCGCGCGTGCGCGGGGGCGAGATCCTCGGCCTGCTCGGCCGCGAGACCGCCGACCTCGCGGCGCTCGGCAAGCTGCTCGGTGAGCTGCGGGTGCTGCTGCGCGCGGGCGGCCGCGACAGCACCGCGTGGGTGCGGATCCGCAGCGCCGACGGCAGCGAGGCCTACTGGCCCATCGAACTCGAGTAGGGGCCGCGTCGCGCCGCGGGGCTCGGCCGGGCCGCGATCGCTCCGCCGAATGGCCGCACGGGCGACGCGCCGAATGTGCGGCGTGTTTCCGATGTCCGAAGGCTGCACACCGGGCAGAGCGGGACCACGATCGTGTGCGGCGTCGATCGAGCGCGGAGCAGCGCAGTGATGCGCGCGAACTCAAAGGGGTCGATGCGTGAAACGGGACGAGATCTCGTTTGACACGTGCAGCCCCCAGAGCCGACAGTGGAACGGATGGGACCATGCGGATCATGGGCTCGGAAGGCTCGGGCGTTGCCGCCGGTGATGTCTGCGCGTGGTGGACGTGCGCTGATGCGGGCGGTGGCGGTCGCGGTGGTCGCATCGAGCTGCCGCGGTGGGGCGAGAACGTCCAGCACGGCGAGCGCGACCGCGCAGGCCGACTCGGCGGCCGCGAGCACGAGCGGTGGGGCGCCGACGACGGGCACGACGATGCTCGCGGACGTGGGCACCAAACCGAGCCTGCCGGAGGGTTGCGAGGACGGGGTCGCGAAGGACGGTGAGTACTGCTTCGAGCTGGTCGAGGTCCCCGCGGGAGACCGCGCGGGGCTACAGATCGAGGGCGCGGCGGCGCTCGACCTCGACGGCGACGGCGCGGAGGAGCTGATCTACGCGTTCTCGGACGGTAACGATGCTCCGTGCGCAGGCGAGGAGTCGCAGTGGTGCTCGCAGATCTACCGGTGGTCGGGCACGGAGTTCACAGAGATCGGGGAGGTCACCGGCGGTGCACAGGTGGCAGATCCCAACGGATCGCCGTACTACACCGTGCTCGACTTCGACGGCGACGGGAGACGGGACCTCGTGGTCACCCATTTGGCGGGACTCGGTTACTGGGAGCACCGTGCGGACGGAACGCTGGCGGGCGGGGGTGGCTGGAAGCTGGGTGATTACATCAAGGGCGGGGCATTTCCGTATCGAGGTAGCGACGAGGGATTCGCGAACGTGCTGGTGGCCCTCGACGAGGGGATGCAGGTCCACCGGTGGGACGGCGCGACGTGGAATCCTGAGGGGGCGCTGCTGCCCCTGCCGAACTGTCTGATGTATCCGGGCGCGCGGGGGACCTCGACGAAGACGGGATGGAGGACGTGGGCGTGCTGGGCGACTACAACGGGTGCGAGTTCAACTTTCCGAACAGCTACGCGGAGGACCCGGAGTACTTCGCGATGCCAGTGCTGCTGACGGATCGTGCGACGGGCCTGCTCGAGCCCGCAGGTGGCGTGCTGCCGGGCGAGATTCCGCGGCTGATGTGGCTGGGAGATCTGGACGGAGACGGTCACCTCGACGTGCTGTTCGGCGTGTACGGGTCGGGGTTCAGCTGGGCGCGGGGTCTGGG encodes:
- a CDS encoding VCBS repeat-containing protein; this translates as MLADVGTKPSLPEGCEDGVAKDGEYCFELVEVPAGDRAGLQIEGAAALDLDGDGAEELIYAFSDGNDAPCAGEESQWCSQIYRWSGTEFTEIGEVTGGAQVADPNGSPYYTVLDFDGDGRRDLVVTHLAGLGYWEHRADGTLAGGGGWKLGDYIKGGAFPYRGSDEGFANVLVALDEGMQVHRWDGATWNPEGALLPLPNCLMYPGARGTSTKTGWRTWACWATTTGASSTFRTATRRTRSTSRCQCC